Below is a window of Tolypothrix bouteillei VB521301 DNA.
GTCCTCAGATGTTTTGCTAGTTTTTGAAACAGAGCCGTTTTTGCTTTTCTTCTGAGGGGTAACTTCAGGAGTGTCCTCAGATGTTTTGCTAGTTTTTGAAACAGAACCGTTTTTGCTTTTCTTTTGAGAGGTAACTTTAGGAGTTTCCTCCGATGTGTTGCTTGGTTCCGGCTCGGTTTCAGGCGCACTTTCTACGACTGCTGGTGAAATATCTTGTGCTGGAACACTGGGAGGAACATTCATTTGTTCCTGGATTCCGGCAAAAGAACTTTCTAAGGCAGATATTTTTTGTGTAAACTCATCTAATAAAGATAACCGTTTCTCGATAGCCGCTACTCGCGGTTCCCAATCCTGAGCACTGGTCGAGGAACTCTGAGGTTTACCAAAAAATTCACTAACAATTTGTTTGATAGCTTCACTGGTTTTTGTTTGCGTTTCATCACAAAATTGTTTCAACCGCTCAGCCAGTTCTGGGGGTAAATACGTAACAATGCGGGAATTTTCAGTTGCCATCTTTTCAATTTTATTTTGTCTCCTCACATCAGTGTGCCGCAAAAGTACTACAAGTGTGCTGTTACGTTTTTTTAATTTGTCACTCAAGTAAGACTTTCATGTAGCAAGCAAGAGCAAATTTGGATTTTTAGACTCGGTACATTCATTTCAAAAATCCCGTTTCTCTTGTAGAAAGGCGCTGTTTTACGCGTCTCTACGCCAATGAGATACCAAGCTGTGCAACGCCGAGAAACCGGGGTGCGTAGAATGACTCAATTGGTGTTCTAGAACTGCCTGCTTTAAAATTTAGGATAGCTCGCCAATAAATGGTGCTATGGCTCTAACAAATTCAGGAGTAGATTCATAGGGCAAAACATTGCGACCGGGAATCTTGACTCCCCGACCCTCAGGCAAACGAGTAAGATAATCAGCTAACCATTCATCTGGATTCAATCCTTTACCTTCTTTGGCAATGCTTGAAATATCCTCTCCTAAAACGACTAATGTTGGTTGTTTGATAGAAGATATGGCGCTGCTATAATCCTTACGCCAAAAGCCCGCTAAAAACGCAAAAACGGCATGGCGGCTCTCAGGATTTGTTGCACCCTGCTGTAAAGTAGTTATCCATTCAGCATCTACAGCCTCGCTTTCTTTAAACAGTTGACGAGTGGAGAAGGAGCTTAAAAACTTTGCACGTCGTGCGTAGCGGTAAAAAGCATTGCCCAAAGGTGAATCCAGAAGATTCCAAATTGTTTTCTGCCGCCACTCGGGTGTGTCTTTCGTCAGCAAAGGCATAGCGGGAGGACTCGCTAGCACTAATCGAGCAACAAAATTGGGTTCTTGTTGGGCTAATTCTATGGCAACTGGAAATAAAGCACCTTGCACGATAACAATGACAGGTTTTTGTACAACTGTTTGCAGCAAGTGTTGCAACTGTTGTGCCCAATCCATAGGAGTGCAAGCAACGTGGGGCATATCGCTTTCACCGCAGCCCAACAAATCAGGATTGTAAATGGAATTGCGGTGTCCTTGTTTGTACCACTCACTCGAAAACCGCCGCCAAAATTTTCGTGACAAGCCAACACCAATGGGGTGAATCAGTAACAGGGGCGTGCCTTCAGGTGCTGAAAAGCTTGGATTGAGAACTTCGTAGCAAGCGCGGTAGTTTTTCCAAGTGTAAAACTGGGTGGAAGATGTTGCTCGATCTTGAATCATCATTTAAAAATCTTATCGGGGTGAATGAGCTTGTATCCCGCCTCTTTTATTTTCTTATTAGATACCCTGGCATTGTAGGGACGCTTGCTCTGTTGGGAAGAATCCCATGTGACTTTTGGTAGATTGTGTGCTTCATACAGGCGATCGTATAATTCTCGGCTTGTCATGCGTGTATCATCAACCAAGTTATAAATACCTTGCAGTTGATGCTCGCGGGCAAACTCTATTGCACCAACAATATCGTCTAAGTGAATCCAGTTGGTAACATCCTCTCCATTACCAGGTCGGGTTGTACCGGCAAATCGACCAAATATTTTTACCAACTCTCTACCGGGACCGTAAATTCCTCCCAACCGTAAAATACAAACACGGAGATTGTCATCAGAAGCTGATAGTAAAATTTGTTCGGTATCCCTCAGAATTTCCCCATTTTTGTTGGCGGGTTCGAGAGATGACTCCTCATCTACCCAATCTCCATTTTTATCGCCGTATACAGAATAACTGCCCGTATAGATGAGTTGTCGGACAGTTGGTGTTTGTTTTAGGGTATCGATTAAAGTTCGAGCAGTTTGCAAGTAAGCTTCTTCATAGTTATCAGCGCCCTTAGCACCAACACTCAAAAGTATGACATCTTGATTTTTTAAAACCGATCTTAAACCTTCGCGATCGCTGCCTTTAACAATGACAACGCGTTGGGCTACTGCTTGCAGTAAGGGAACGCGTTCGGGGGTCGTGGTAGTCGCAGTAATTGTGAAAGGCATTTTCTGCCAATATTGCGCTACTGCACAACCTACGTATCCGCAACCAATAATAGTAATGTTCATAATTATTTACAATATCATGTTCGGAGCGATACTTATGCTCTGTTTATAATCTGCTCTACCCAGCCTGCAGCGAGCAAGAGCGGCGAACCTGCTGAGCGCAACTACAAACCAATTCATTTTTAAGTTATTAGCGAACATGATATGAGGCATTGCGTCCCCTTGTGGACGGAACCGCCTCACCTCATTCCCCACGCTTTGCGTGGGGAATGAGGTGGCGAGCCCGATACCTGGAATACCAGGTGTATCCTCTAGATTTGGAGAGGGGCGCATCAAAGGGAGAAGAATTAGTCGCGATCGCCTGCGGTTCTTTTAGCGGTGTCTGGATACACAGATCCAAAGTCTTTCACTGCTTCTGCGGATTCTTTCGCAATTCTTTGAGCTCGTTTGCCAGGATCATCTTCTGTTTTACGAGCTTCTCTATTCCACTCTCCGGTTGTTTTTGGTCTGTCAGAGGTATCTCTTTGTATTGCTTGGTCAACTTTCTTGGTGACAGCTTGAGCACTCCGGTCAGCATTAACGCTTGTTGTTAGTACCAAAAATCCAACTAGAACAACAGATACGAAACGCTTAACTTGAAATTCTTTGAAGAAACCACTGATGTGAGCGATCGCCCGAGAAATCATATTTGTCATAACAAGACTCCGTTATTGTATTCTCAATACATCTTGAGGTGGCGGGACATTGCAACATCTCTACAAATAGGGGTTCGCTTAAAAAATCAGCCAAATCCCACTTATATGAGCAGCCCCGTTTACAAAACTAAGATTAACTGCAAAAAAAGTAATTATTCCTCTAACAGAAGTCAT
It encodes the following:
- a CDS encoding alpha/beta fold hydrolase, whose translation is MMIQDRATSSTQFYTWKNYRACYEVLNPSFSAPEGTPLLLIHPIGVGLSRKFWRRFSSEWYKQGHRNSIYNPDLLGCGESDMPHVACTPMDWAQQLQHLLQTVVQKPVIVIVQGALFPVAIELAQQEPNFVARLVLASPPAMPLLTKDTPEWRQKTIWNLLDSPLGNAFYRYARRAKFLSSFSTRQLFKESEAVDAEWITTLQQGATNPESRHAVFAFLAGFWRKDYSSAISSIKQPTLVVLGEDISSIAKEGKGLNPDEWLADYLTRLPEGRGVKIPGRNVLPYESTPEFVRAIAPFIGELS
- a CDS encoding SDR family oxidoreductase — translated: MNITIIGCGYVGCAVAQYWQKMPFTITATTTTPERVPLLQAVAQRVVIVKGSDREGLRSVLKNQDVILLSVGAKGADNYEEAYLQTARTLIDTLKQTPTVRQLIYTGSYSVYGDKNGDWVDEESSLEPANKNGEILRDTEQILLSASDDNLRVCILRLGGIYGPGRELVKIFGRFAGTTRPGNGEDVTNWIHLDDIVGAIEFAREHQLQGIYNLVDDTRMTSRELYDRLYEAHNLPKVTWDSSQQSKRPYNARVSNKKIKEAGYKLIHPDKIFK